GCTTCAGGCGCCATCGGCTCGAGGTCATAAGTCAATCCGTCAAGAAGGTTAAAAAGCAACCTTTAGCCGTCTTGTCTTATGCTTGTCGCCGATAACCAGGCGCCTTCCGCTTTTCTATATAATTGTTAATTCTTTAGGAAATTTTGTTAGGGTTTCTATGCCGTTTTCAGTAATCACGACATCGTCTTCAATTCTAACCCCACCTATTTCAGGTATGTAAATTCCAGGTTCAATAGTATATACCATCCCCGGTTGTAATAGCATGTTGTTTGTTGCACTCATTGAAGGATACTCATGTACCTCAATTCCGAGTCCGTGTCCAATTCTATGAGTAAAGTATTTACCATATCCCGCACTAGTAATAATATCACGGGCAGTCTTGTCTACTTTTCCAACTTCAACCCCAGGTTTGCTAGCCTCAAGTGCAGCTAATTCTGCTTTTAAAACTGTTTCATAAATCTGCTGTTGCTGGTCACTTATGTTACCTAATGCTACTGTTCTTGTTATATCTGAGCAATAGCCATCAACAACAACACCTAAGTCAAACAAAATAAAATCTCCTTGCTGGATTTTTTCGGTACTTGGGTTTCCATGAGGAGAAGCTGTTTTCTTTCCTGTTAATACCATTGTTTGGAAAGACATTTGTTGAATCCCTTTTTTCTTGAGTTCATATTCAATAGTAGCCAGAATCTCCATCTCTGTTTTACCCTCTTTAATCTCGGAAACTCCAACTTCAATGCCGTAATCAGCTAGTTCTGCAGCCTGTCGCAAAATGTCAATCTCTTTGCTATCCTTTAACATTCTAAGCGTATTTAATTTTTCTTCTGCACGAATAAACGAAGCATTTGGGTATAACCTCTGAAGTAATTCTAGACGGCTAACATTCAGGTGGTCTTTTTCTACTGCAAGTGAATGGATGTTTATTTTTCTTTTGGCTATGGCAGTAGCTATAAATTCCCACGGATTGTCGGTATCGTTATATCCTATAATTTCATATGTCCAACCTGCGTCTTTTACTTGCTGTGTTTCCATTTGTGGACACACTAGAATAGGTTCTTCTTGCTGAAATACAAGTAACGCTAATAATCTTTCATGAGGGTCACTCAAGAAACCGCTATAATAGAAGACATTTGACGGGTTAGTAACAAAGCACATAGAGATATCTTGCTCCGTTAGCCACTCTGAGAGTAGTTTAAGACGTTGATTCATTTTACAACACCATCCCTTTTGAATATCTTATTAATCTTGAGCCTAGCAGGGAAAGGTGAGAATGTAAACAGTTAATTATGATTATCAACGAAAAATAGTTTGAAAATAACGCCCATAGGATTATACTCATGAGTGTAAGGAGATTTCCATACATATAAAAAAAGGAGGGATTTTTGTGCAAGTATCGTATCATGGCCATTCAGTTGTTGTGATAGAAACGAAAGGTAAAAAATTGATCATCGATCCATTTATTAATGGAAACAATTTAACAGATTTACAAGTGTCAGATTTACAAGTAGATGTGATTTTAAT
This portion of the Cytobacillus sp. IB215665 genome encodes:
- a CDS encoding Xaa-Pro peptidase family protein — encoded protein: MNQRLKLLSEWLTEQDISMCFVTNPSNVFYYSGFLSDPHERLLALLVFQQEEPILVCPQMETQQVKDAGWTYEIIGYNDTDNPWEFIATAIAKRKINIHSLAVEKDHLNVSRLELLQRLYPNASFIRAEEKLNTLRMLKDSKEIDILRQAAELADYGIEVGVSEIKEGKTEMEILATIEYELKKKGIQQMSFQTMVLTGKKTASPHGNPSTEKIQQGDFILFDLGVVVDGYCSDITRTVALGNISDQQQQIYETVLKAELAALEASKPGVEVGKVDKTARDIITSAGYGKYFTHRIGHGLGIEVHEYPSMSATNNMLLQPGMVYTIEPGIYIPEIGGVRIEDDVVITENGIETLTKFPKELTII